From Amycolatopsis cihanbeyliensis, a single genomic window includes:
- a CDS encoding DeoR/GlpR family DNA-binding transcription regulator, with protein MDRHERLGALLDMVGQRDKIDVDETAEELKVSPATIRRDLDHLAERQLLTRTRGGAVASNVAYDLPLRHKAARHAPEKQRICAAAVRMVERGMVVGLNGGTTATEVGRALATRPDLNDRGESPALVVVTNALNIANELAVRPNIKLVVTGGVARQHSFELTGPLATRILDEITIDLVFLGVDAIDPLRGAYAHHEGEASINRLMASRARQVVVVADSSKLGGHAFAQICPATEVNMLITDISAEPTMIDAFETEGVEVVTA; from the coding sequence GTGGACCGGCACGAGCGACTGGGTGCGCTGCTCGACATGGTCGGGCAGCGGGACAAGATCGACGTCGACGAGACCGCCGAGGAACTCAAAGTCTCCCCCGCGACCATCCGCCGCGATCTCGACCACCTTGCCGAGCGCCAGTTGCTGACCCGAACCAGGGGCGGGGCCGTCGCCAGCAACGTCGCCTACGACCTGCCGCTACGGCACAAGGCCGCCCGGCACGCCCCGGAGAAGCAACGCATCTGCGCCGCCGCGGTGCGCATGGTCGAGCGCGGCATGGTGGTCGGACTGAACGGCGGCACCACCGCGACCGAGGTCGGCAGGGCGCTGGCCACCAGGCCGGACCTGAACGACCGCGGCGAGTCGCCCGCGCTGGTGGTGGTGACCAACGCGCTGAACATCGCCAACGAGCTGGCGGTCCGGCCGAACATCAAGCTGGTGGTGACCGGGGGCGTGGCCCGGCAGCACTCCTTCGAGCTCACCGGCCCGCTGGCCACCCGGATCCTCGACGAGATCACCATCGACCTGGTGTTCCTCGGTGTGGACGCGATCGACCCGCTGCGCGGCGCCTACGCCCACCATGAGGGCGAGGCGAGCATCAACCGGCTGATGGCCTCCAGGGCGCGGCAGGTGGTGGTGGTCGCCGACAGCTCCAAGCTCGGCGGGCACGCGTTCGCCCAGATCTGCCCGGCCACCGAGGTCAACATGCTGATCACCGATATCTCAGCGGAACCCACCATGATCGACGCCTTCGAGACCGAAGGCGTCGAGGTCGTCACCGCGTGA
- a CDS encoding class II fructose-bisphosphate aldolase → MPLAATADIVGPAAARRAGCGAFNAIQLEHVHAIITGAEAAGAPVVLQLSQNAVRYHGSLAPLCAAALAAARSAEVRVAVHLDHVESPELVRAAVELGCGSVMFDASALPYLENVSATRKVVEYCHGAGVWVEAELGEIGGKDGVHAPGARTDPAEAAEFVAATGVDALAVAVGSSHAMVTRDAVLDFELIARLRETVPVPLVLHGSSGVPDESLRMAVRAGMTKINIATQLNKEFTAGVRERLEREPKAVDPRKYLGAGRDRVTAEVTRLLGALDAGG, encoded by the coding sequence ATGCCACTGGCAGCGACAGCTGACATCGTCGGTCCCGCCGCCGCCCGGCGCGCGGGCTGCGGCGCGTTCAACGCGATCCAGCTCGAACACGTGCACGCGATCATCACGGGCGCGGAGGCGGCCGGAGCCCCGGTCGTGCTCCAGCTCAGCCAGAACGCCGTGCGCTACCACGGTTCGCTCGCCCCACTCTGCGCGGCGGCACTGGCCGCGGCGCGCTCGGCCGAGGTGCGGGTCGCCGTACACCTCGACCATGTGGAGTCCCCGGAGCTGGTGCGCGCGGCGGTCGAACTGGGCTGTGGCTCGGTGATGTTCGATGCCTCCGCCCTGCCCTACCTGGAGAACGTGAGCGCGACAAGGAAGGTGGTCGAGTACTGCCACGGCGCCGGGGTCTGGGTGGAGGCCGAGCTGGGGGAGATCGGCGGCAAGGACGGGGTGCACGCGCCCGGTGCCCGCACGGACCCCGCCGAGGCGGCCGAGTTCGTCGCGGCCACCGGGGTGGACGCGCTGGCCGTCGCGGTCGGCAGCTCGCACGCGATGGTCACCAGGGACGCCGTGCTGGACTTCGAGCTGATCGCCAGGCTTCGCGAAACGGTGCCGGTTCCCCTGGTGCTGCACGGATCCTCCGGCGTGCCGGACGAGTCCCTGCGGATGGCGGTACGGGCAGGCATGACAAAGATCAACATTGCCACCCAGCTGAACAAGGAGTTCACCGCCGGGGTGCGGGAACGGCTGGAGCGGGAGCCGAAGGCCGTGGACCCGCGCAAGTACCTCGGTGCGGGCCGCGACCGGGTCACCGCCGAGGTCACCCGCCTCCTGGGGGCACTCGACGCCGGGGGCTGA
- a CDS encoding 1-phosphofructokinase family hexose kinase, whose protein sequence is MILTVTPNTALDVTYTLERLVPDATHRALAVRSRAGGKGMNVARVVRAAGGEACAVGTAGGAEAALLGADLTAAGLPHELVPIGGSTRRTVTLISTVDSTTTLVNEPGPELAPAEWATLTGTVRRLLPAAGALVCAGSLPPGAGGYTDLLALAGDLPTILDTSGAALTAALPARPTVVKPNAAELREVTGHNDPVAAAHRLRAAGARAVVVSLGADGLLAVTAEGAWHARPSRPLTGNPTGAGDAAVAGMALELAAGSAWPRVLRRAVALSAAAVLGPLAGDVDLEHYQREYEAVIIEEDHATGSDS, encoded by the coding sequence ATGATCCTCACCGTCACACCCAACACCGCGCTGGACGTGACCTACACCCTCGAACGTCTGGTGCCGGACGCCACCCACCGCGCGCTCGCGGTGCGCAGCAGGGCAGGCGGCAAGGGGATGAACGTGGCGCGGGTGGTGCGGGCCGCCGGCGGGGAGGCTTGCGCGGTGGGTACGGCGGGTGGCGCGGAGGCCGCGCTGCTCGGGGCCGATCTCACCGCCGCGGGGCTGCCGCACGAGCTGGTGCCGATCGGCGGCAGCACGCGGAGAACCGTCACGCTCATTTCTACTGTGGACAGTACGACCACGCTGGTGAACGAGCCGGGGCCGGAGCTCGCGCCCGCGGAGTGGGCCACGCTCACCGGCACCGTGCGGCGGTTGCTGCCCGCCGCGGGCGCGCTGGTCTGCGCGGGCAGCCTGCCACCGGGGGCGGGCGGCTACACCGACTTGCTCGCGCTCGCCGGTGACCTCCCGACCATCCTGGACACCTCCGGCGCCGCACTGACCGCCGCGCTGCCCGCCCGCCCGACGGTGGTCAAGCCGAACGCGGCCGAGCTGCGCGAGGTCACCGGCCACAACGATCCGGTGGCCGCGGCACACCGGCTGCGCGCGGCGGGCGCCCGTGCCGTGGTCGTCTCGCTCGGCGCGGACGGCCTGCTCGCCGTCACCGCGGAGGGGGCATGGCATGCCCGACCCTCGAGGCCGCTGACCGGCAACCCGACCGGTGCGGGGGACGCCGCCGTCGCGGGTATGGCGCTGGAACTCGCCGCGGGTTCCGCCTGGCCGCGGGTGCTGCGCCGGGCCGTGGCGCTGTCCGCGGCCGCCGTGCTCGGCCCGCTCGCCGGGGATGTGGACCTCGAGCACTACCAGCGCGAGTACGAGGCCGTGATCATCGAGGAGGACCATGCCACTGGCAGCGACAGCTGA
- a CDS encoding ROK family protein, whose protein sequence is MALDVGGTEIKAALLGAGAEVLAGERVPTRRGAHGTATGDSVADQVVELVRRLRAAADGAEVVAVGVVVPGIVDDVAGIARYSANLGWRDVPFGRLLGERIDLPVAFGHDVSASGIAEWRLGAARGFRDVAMVPVGTGIAAALLLDGRPYRAGGLAGELGHVDIGHGLPCACGASGCLEVTASASGVARRYAERTGIAVPGAAEVVRAARQGDEDAAAVLGDAVDGLGRGLRILTTLLAPEVIVLGGGLFGAREFILDPLRSWLAGRLTFQRLPELRVAELGAEAGCLGAGLLAWDAT, encoded by the coding sequence GTGGCGCTCGATGTGGGTGGCACCGAGATCAAGGCCGCCTTGCTGGGTGCGGGGGCGGAGGTGTTGGCCGGCGAGCGCGTGCCGACCCGGCGAGGTGCGCACGGGACGGCGACGGGCGATTCGGTCGCGGACCAGGTCGTCGAGCTGGTCCGCAGGCTGCGGGCAGCGGCGGACGGGGCCGAGGTCGTCGCCGTCGGCGTGGTGGTACCGGGCATTGTGGACGACGTGGCCGGGATCGCCAGGTACTCAGCCAACCTCGGCTGGCGGGATGTTCCGTTCGGCCGGCTGCTCGGGGAGCGGATCGACCTTCCGGTCGCGTTCGGGCACGACGTCAGCGCGAGCGGGATCGCCGAGTGGCGCCTGGGCGCGGCACGGGGTTTCCGCGATGTCGCGATGGTCCCGGTGGGTACCGGGATAGCGGCGGCACTGTTGCTGGACGGAAGGCCCTACCGCGCGGGAGGGCTGGCCGGTGAGCTCGGGCATGTCGACATCGGTCATGGCCTCCCCTGCGCGTGCGGGGCCTCCGGTTGCCTCGAGGTCACCGCGTCCGCGTCCGGGGTGGCGCGGCGCTATGCCGAGCGCACCGGGATCGCGGTGCCCGGCGCGGCCGAGGTGGTGCGGGCCGCGCGCCAGGGTGACGAGGACGCCGCCGCGGTGCTGGGGGATGCCGTGGACGGGCTCGGCAGGGGGCTGCGCATCCTGACCACCCTGCTGGCGCCGGAGGTCATCGTGCTCGGCGGCGGGCTGTTCGGTGCGCGGGAGTTCATCCTGGACCCGCTGCGTTCCTGGCTGGCCGGGCGGCTGACCTTCCAGCGGCTTCCCGAGCTGCGGGTCGCCGAGCTCGGTGCCGAGGCGGGCTGCCTCGGTGCGGGCCTGCTGGCGTGGGACGCGACATGA